One Coregonus clupeaformis isolate EN_2021a chromosome 21, ASM2061545v1, whole genome shotgun sequence DNA window includes the following coding sequences:
- the shhb gene encoding tiggy-winkle hedgehog protein: MDVMLILIRIALVGFICLFLASAGLACGPGKGYGKQRHPKKLKPLAYKQFIPNVAEKTLGASGKYEGKITRNSERFKDLTPNYNPDIIFKDEENTNADRLMTQRCKDKLNSLAISVMNQWPGVKLRVTEGWDEDGHHFEDSLHYEGRAVDITTSDRDKSKYGMLSRLAVEAGFDWVNYESKAHIHCSVKAENSVAAKSGGCFPGSASVLLEDGRSKLVKELEVGDKVLAADKEGHIVSSDFLMFLDRDPVSRREFYVFETEKPNRKLRLTPAHLVFITNNVTDDDMTAVFASNVKPGQQVFVVDEALDHLKAVTVERIYVEEYEGSYAPVTSQGTIIVDHVLASCYAVIEDHKWAHWAFAPVRLGHALMSLTGLVKKREDIRQRDGIHWYSDILYHIGTLLLDRNSFHPLGMSQS, from the exons ATGGACGTGATGCTTATACTGATAAGAATTGCGCTCGTGGGCTTCATCTGTCTGTTTCTAGCATCCGCTGGGTTGGCCTGTGGTCCAGGCAAGGGATATGGAAAACAAAGACATCCGAAAAAACTGAAGCCTTTGGCTTACAAGCAGTTCATTCCCAACGTGGCGGAGAAGACCCTTGGGGCCAGTGGCAAATACGAAGGGAAGATCACAAGGAACTCTGAAAGATTTAAAGACCTGACACCAAACTACAATCCTGACATTATTTTCAAAGATGAGGAAAACACTAATGCTGACAGACTTATGACACAG AGATGTAAGGACAAACTGAACTCTTTGGCTATTTCAGTCATGAATCAGTGGCCGGGAGTGAAGCTGCGCGTGACAGAAGGCTGGGACGAGGATGGACACCATTTCGAAGACTCTTTACACTATGAAGGAAGGGCTGTGGATATCACCACCTCTGACAGAGATAAGAGCAAATATGGAATGCTATCCAGGCTCGCGGTGGAGGCAGGATTCGACTGGGTCAATTATGAATCCAAAGCCCATATTCATTGTTCTGTGAAAGCAG AAAATTCAGTTGCTGCAAAGTCGGGTGGCTGCTTCCCTGGATCCGCCTCAGTTCTCCTCGAGGATGGTCGAAGCAAGCTGGTAAAAGAACTGGAGGTGGGCGACAAGGTGTTAGCAGCAGACAAAGAAGGACATATTGTGTCCAGCGATTTCCTCATGTTTTTGGACCGAGATCCAGTGTCAAGACGAGAATTTTATGTTTTTGAAACTGAGAAGCCCAACCGAAAGTTAAGACTGACGCCGGCTCACCTTGTCTTCATCACCAATAACGTTACGGATGACGATATGACTGCAGTGTTTGCCAGTAATGTAAAACCTGGGCAACAGGTGTTTGTGGTGGACGAGGCCCTAGACCACCTGAAGGCAGTCACTGTGGAAAGGATTTACGTGGAGGAATACGAGGGATCTTATGCCCCAGTAACCTCACAAGGAACCATCATAGTTGACCATGTTTTGGCGAGCTGTTACGCGGTAATCGAGGACCACAAATGGGCGCACTGGGCCTTTGCGCCAGTCAGGTTGGGGCACGCGTTGATGTCTTTAACAGGTCTAGTCAAAAAGCGCGAGGACATACGTCAGAGAGATGGAATACACTGGTACTCAGACATTCTATACCACATAGGGACATTGCTGCTGGACAGAAACTCCTTTCATCCTCTTGGAATGTCGCAAAGCTGA